One stretch of Akkermansia sp. RCC_12PD DNA includes these proteins:
- the hprK gene encoding HPr(Ser) kinase/phosphatase — protein MELADEAGVCVFRTSLVTMKFVNSATIILENEFAESMTLHGCMVDVRGVGVLIRGKSGVGKSETALGLIERGAALVADDMVYVRNVGGELVASAPEMSRGFMEVRGLGIVNITTLFGLKSLRHNKRLDLIVTLIPARDQEQLDRLGLEREGLEVLGEKVLHVQLSVAPGRDIARLVEVAAMDYHLKDMGIDMAGEFNRRLMSNFPAPESDD, from the coding sequence GTGGAACTGGCTGACGAGGCCGGGGTCTGCGTCTTCCGCACCAGCCTGGTTACCATGAAATTCGTCAACTCCGCCACCATTATTCTGGAAAATGAATTTGCGGAAAGCATGACCTTGCACGGCTGCATGGTGGACGTGCGCGGCGTGGGGGTGCTGATACGCGGCAAGAGCGGCGTGGGGAAGAGTGAAACGGCCCTGGGCCTGATCGAACGCGGGGCGGCTCTCGTGGCGGACGACATGGTTTACGTGCGCAACGTGGGCGGAGAACTAGTGGCAAGTGCGCCGGAGATGAGCCGCGGCTTCATGGAAGTGCGCGGCCTGGGCATCGTCAACATCACTACCCTGTTCGGGCTGAAGTCCCTGCGCCACAACAAGCGGCTGGACCTCATCGTCACGCTCATTCCCGCCAGGGACCAGGAACAGCTGGACAGGCTGGGTCTGGAGAGGGAAGGTCTTGAAGTTCTGGGAGAAAAAGTATTGCACGTCCAACTTTCCGTGGCCCCCGGCAGGGATATAGCGCGCTTGGTGGAAGTGGCCGCCATGGACTACCATCTCAAGGACATGGGCATCGATATGGCCGGAGAGTTCAACCGCCGCCTCATGTCAAACTTCCCGGCCCCGGAAAGCGACGACTGA
- a CDS encoding HPr family phosphocarrier protein: MVTKELTIINKLGIHARPAAQFVKLASSFDADIVVEKDGEEVDGKSILGLMMLAVGHGSKITVTAEGKDEQQALDALEDLVARKFEED, from the coding sequence ATGGTTACCAAGGAACTCACCATCATCAACAAACTCGGCATTCATGCCCGCCCGGCTGCTCAATTCGTCAAACTGGCCAGCAGCTTTGATGCAGACATCGTCGTGGAAAAGGATGGCGAAGAAGTTGACGGAAAGAGCATTCTGGGCCTCATGATGCTGGCCGTGGGACACGGTTCCAAGATCACCGTCACGGCTGAAGGGAAGGACGAGCAGCAGGCGCTCGACGCGCTGGAAGACTTGGTCGCCCGCAAATTCGAAGAAGATTGA
- the ptsP gene encoding phosphoenolpyruvate--protein phosphotransferase → MIQEPISTEEIHLQGIPVSPGIALGKIRIQIKGSKEPVAYDIEPDEVDSELVRFHRALQTTAVQIRALRERMIQISGEKEAAIFDAHILLLQDKIILDQVRTELARRLQNVEHIFYVVMQNYMEVLRRVDDPYLRAKTADMEDIMQRVIDNLRSTEPPEEDEEDGEEPEILVAYDLTPSDTAAVDASQIHGFATEIGSSVSHTAILARSMGIPAVVGLEQALLNVESHAPAILDGYKGVLILKPSTETVEYYKRLQVEKEKAYKALEALRDLPTVTRDGRSIRLSVNVEFPHEYSGIKEVGAEGVGLFRTEFFLLGNPSGMPDEEEQMHYYKKLAEGCAPHGVIFRTLDSGGDKLPCERLDTPEPNPFLGWRGIRVSLSRPELFKQQLRAILRACADTPGCGIMFPMISGYTEVITAKHILQECREELEREKIPYARDLKVGIMIEVPSAAIMTDVLAKEVDFFSVGTNDLTQYTIAVDRVNNRVANMFRPTHPAVVRIIGMTIAAGDKEGIPTAICGEMAGDITLLPLLVGLGATSMSVGVHLVPIIRYAIRNLDYGQCREMAGKALCAPNSRTIVNLSLALARESYPALFE, encoded by the coding sequence ATGATTCAGGAACCCATTTCCACGGAAGAAATACATCTCCAGGGCATTCCTGTTTCTCCCGGCATCGCCCTCGGTAAAATCAGGATCCAGATCAAGGGGTCCAAGGAACCGGTCGCCTACGACATTGAGCCGGACGAGGTGGATTCCGAATTGGTGCGCTTTCACCGCGCCCTTCAGACGACCGCGGTGCAGATCAGGGCCCTGCGCGAGCGCATGATCCAAATTTCCGGGGAAAAGGAAGCCGCCATTTTTGACGCCCACATTCTCCTCCTCCAGGACAAGATCATCCTCGACCAGGTCCGCACGGAACTGGCCAGGCGCCTCCAGAACGTGGAGCATATCTTCTACGTGGTCATGCAGAACTACATGGAAGTCCTGCGCCGCGTGGACGACCCCTACCTGCGGGCCAAGACCGCGGACATGGAGGACATCATGCAGCGGGTGATCGACAACCTGCGCAGCACGGAACCGCCGGAGGAAGACGAGGAGGACGGGGAAGAGCCCGAAATCCTCGTGGCGTACGACCTAACGCCTTCCGACACCGCCGCGGTGGACGCCAGCCAGATTCACGGATTCGCCACGGAAATAGGGTCCTCCGTTTCCCATACGGCCATTCTTGCGCGTTCCATGGGCATTCCCGCCGTGGTGGGGCTGGAGCAGGCGCTGCTGAATGTGGAAAGCCACGCTCCGGCCATTCTGGACGGCTACAAGGGCGTCCTCATCCTCAAGCCTTCCACGGAGACCGTAGAATACTACAAGCGGCTCCAGGTGGAGAAGGAAAAGGCGTACAAGGCCCTGGAAGCCCTGCGGGACCTGCCCACCGTCACCCGGGACGGCCGCAGCATCCGGCTCTCCGTCAACGTGGAATTCCCCCATGAATACTCCGGCATCAAGGAGGTGGGCGCGGAAGGCGTAGGGCTGTTCCGCACGGAGTTCTTCCTGCTGGGCAATCCATCCGGCATGCCGGATGAAGAGGAGCAGATGCACTATTACAAAAAACTGGCGGAAGGCTGCGCCCCTCACGGCGTCATCTTCCGCACGCTGGATTCCGGAGGCGACAAGCTGCCCTGCGAACGGCTCGACACTCCGGAACCGAACCCCTTCCTGGGCTGGCGCGGCATCCGCGTTTCCCTGAGCCGTCCGGAACTGTTCAAGCAGCAGCTCCGCGCCATTCTGCGCGCCTGCGCGGACACGCCCGGCTGCGGCATCATGTTCCCGATGATTTCCGGCTATACGGAAGTAATCACCGCCAAGCACATCCTCCAGGAATGCAGGGAAGAGCTGGAACGGGAAAAAATCCCCTACGCGCGGGACTTGAAAGTGGGCATCATGATTGAAGTCCCCAGCGCCGCCATCATGACGGACGTGCTTGCGAAGGAAGTGGACTTCTTTTCCGTGGGAACCAACGACCTGACACAGTACACAATTGCCGTGGACAGGGTCAACAACCGTGTGGCCAACATGTTCCGCCCCACGCACCCGGCCGTGGTGCGCATCATCGGCATGACGATTGCCGCCGGTGACAAGGAAGGCATCCCGACGGCCATCTGCGGGGAAATGGCGGGTGACATCACCCTGCTGCCCCTGCTGGTGGGGCTGGGGGCCACCTCCATGTCCGTGGGCGTCCACCTGGTTCCCATCATCCGCTACGCCATCCGCAATCTGGACTACGGCCAGTGCCGGGAGATGGCCGGGAAAGCCCTCTGCGCTCCCAACAGCCGGACCATTGTCAATTTGAGCCTGGCCCTGGCCCGGGAATCCTATCCGGCCCTGTTCGAATAA
- a CDS encoding sulfatase: MRYSKTAASLALCLVGTAFSASAATPAATAPAAQKRPNIIFFLVDDMGWQDTSLPFWREADGTPKPTFLNKRYRTPNMEALGKQGMVFTDAYAQPICSPSRCSLMSGMNSARHRVTNWTLLRDKTTDASHKVLQAPPDWSVNGIQPAGTKSSGTTHLPLTEQEIRYKMDKPFTPVLALPALLKKQGYTTIHCGKAHFGSKETPGANPKLFGFDYNIAGTEIGGPADYRGSQKYGTGNFHVRGLDENNYYENDTFLTEALTLEALKRLDAIRKNPGESNKPFYLYMSHYAIHAPFNMNGYDKRFAENYSNPNDGHKWSDNEKRYSGLIEGMDKSLGDIREYLKKNNLDKNTIIIFMADNGGLAISGRMGNKESNYPLSFGKGSNREGGIREPMIVYWPGVTKEGSVCTTPVIIEDFFPSILEMAGARKVKTPQVVDGKSFVPLLKGGKISANRPLLFHTPNVWGEGNGNSPLYSPSTAMRQGDWKLIYWHPTQKFELFNLKEDISEENNLADKHPERVKAMAKVMTALLKDRKAQMPTYKKNNPAGAREGSPVPWPDQAAARL; the protein is encoded by the coding sequence ATGAGATATTCCAAAACCGCCGCCTCTCTCGCCCTGTGCCTGGTCGGCACTGCCTTTTCCGCCTCCGCAGCGACTCCGGCGGCAACTGCCCCGGCCGCCCAGAAACGCCCCAACATCATTTTCTTCCTGGTGGACGACATGGGCTGGCAGGATACCTCCCTGCCTTTCTGGAGGGAAGCCGACGGCACGCCCAAACCCACCTTCCTGAACAAACGCTACCGCACACCGAACATGGAGGCCCTGGGCAAACAGGGCATGGTCTTTACGGATGCCTATGCCCAGCCCATCTGCTCCCCCAGCCGATGCAGCCTCATGTCCGGAATGAACTCCGCCCGGCACCGCGTGACGAACTGGACGCTTCTGCGGGACAAAACCACGGATGCAAGCCACAAGGTGCTGCAAGCGCCTCCGGACTGGAGCGTCAACGGCATTCAGCCGGCAGGCACCAAATCTTCCGGCACCACTCATCTGCCGCTGACGGAACAGGAAATCCGGTACAAAATGGACAAACCCTTCACTCCCGTCCTGGCTCTCCCTGCCCTGCTCAAGAAACAGGGATACACGACCATTCACTGCGGAAAGGCCCACTTCGGCAGCAAGGAAACTCCAGGAGCCAACCCCAAGCTCTTCGGGTTCGACTACAATATCGCCGGTACGGAAATAGGAGGTCCTGCGGATTACCGGGGCTCCCAGAAATACGGCACCGGCAATTTTCATGTCCGGGGGCTGGATGAGAACAACTATTATGAGAACGACACCTTCCTGACGGAAGCACTTACCCTGGAAGCCCTCAAACGTCTGGACGCCATCCGCAAGAACCCTGGGGAATCCAACAAGCCTTTCTACCTCTACATGTCCCATTATGCCATCCACGCTCCATTCAATATGAACGGCTACGACAAGCGTTTTGCGGAAAACTATTCCAACCCCAACGACGGCCACAAATGGTCCGACAACGAGAAGAGATATTCCGGCCTGATCGAAGGGATGGACAAGAGCCTGGGCGACATCCGGGAATACCTGAAAAAGAACAATCTGGATAAAAACACCATCATCATTTTCATGGCGGACAACGGCGGCCTGGCCATCAGCGGCCGCATGGGCAACAAGGAATCCAACTATCCCCTCAGCTTCGGCAAGGGGTCCAACCGGGAGGGAGGCATCCGCGAGCCGATGATCGTGTATTGGCCCGGTGTCACCAAGGAGGGAAGCGTCTGCACCACGCCCGTCATCATTGAAGACTTCTTCCCCTCCATTCTGGAAATGGCGGGAGCCAGAAAAGTAAAAACGCCCCAGGTAGTGGACGGCAAGAGCTTCGTTCCTCTGCTGAAAGGCGGCAAGATATCCGCCAACCGCCCCCTGCTCTTCCACACGCCCAACGTGTGGGGAGAAGGAAACGGCAACAGTCCCCTTTATTCCCCCAGCACCGCCATGCGCCAGGGCGACTGGAAGCTGATTTACTGGCACCCCACCCAGAAGTTCGAACTGTTCAACCTCAAGGAAGATATCAGCGAAGAAAACAACCTGGCGGACAAGCACCCCGAACGGGTGAAAGCCATGGCCAAGGTCATGACGGCCCTGCTCAAGGACCGCAAGGCCCAGATGCCCACCTACAAGAAGAACAACCCCGCGGGGGCCCGCGAAGGCTCGCCCGTGCCGTGGCCGGACCAGGCCGCCGCCAGGCTTTAA
- the argF gene encoding ornithine carbamoyltransferase, giving the protein MKNLLSIEQLTGDEIRDLLALGHKLKAERGHHEHLPLKGQTWALIFSKSSTRTRVSFEVGISELGGRPMFLSVHDIQLGRGEPIKDTARVLGRMIHGAAIRTYGQQEVEEFASFSGIPTINALTDEEHPCQILADLLTIEELYGPGSWKDMKIAFVGDGDNNMSRSWMWAAKRLGFTLAIGAPTNYLPLEDFRRHLDCDNVIFTTNPEEAVRDASVINTDVWLSMGQEAEGQSKEKHFYPYQVNEELLTHAAPSHSVFHCLPAYRGKEITEDVLERFAPVIFQEAENRVHAQKAVLATLAEASKA; this is encoded by the coding sequence ATGAAAAACCTCCTTTCCATAGAACAGCTCACCGGAGACGAAATCAGGGACCTGCTGGCCCTGGGCCACAAACTCAAGGCGGAACGCGGCCACCATGAACACCTTCCCCTGAAAGGCCAGACCTGGGCGCTGATCTTTTCCAAATCCTCCACCCGCACCCGCGTTTCCTTTGAAGTGGGCATCAGCGAGCTGGGGGGGCGCCCCATGTTCCTTTCCGTCCATGACATCCAGCTGGGGCGGGGAGAACCCATCAAGGACACCGCCCGCGTGCTGGGCCGCATGATCCACGGCGCAGCCATCCGCACCTACGGACAGCAGGAAGTGGAGGAATTCGCCTCCTTCTCCGGCATTCCCACCATCAACGCGCTGACGGACGAGGAACACCCCTGCCAAATCCTGGCGGACCTGCTGACCATTGAAGAGCTTTACGGCCCCGGCTCCTGGAAGGACATGAAAATCGCCTTCGTCGGAGACGGGGACAACAACATGTCCCGCTCCTGGATGTGGGCGGCCAAGCGACTGGGCTTCACGCTCGCTATCGGCGCGCCCACCAATTACCTGCCTCTGGAAGACTTCCGCAGGCATCTGGACTGCGACAACGTCATCTTTACCACAAACCCCGAGGAAGCCGTCCGGGACGCCTCCGTCATCAACACGGACGTCTGGCTCTCCATGGGCCAGGAGGCGGAAGGCCAGTCCAAGGAAAAGCATTTCTACCCCTACCAGGTGAACGAGGAACTGCTGACCCACGCGGCCCCCAGCCATTCCGTGTTCCACTGCCTGCCCGCCTACCGCGGGAAGGAAATCACGGAAGACGTGCTGGAACGCTTCGCCCCGGTCATCTTCCAGGAGGCGGAAAACCGCGTGCATGCCCAGAAAGCCGTTCTCGCCACGCTTGCCGAAGCCAGCAAGGCATAA
- a CDS encoding SufE family protein, with amino-acid sequence MNYEERLQDLLDELDLFQDWTERYEYIISLGKKLPPLEEAYKTDESLIKGCQSRVWVHTEQDNNGLLKLYADSDSLITKGLIAVFVRLLSGLPPEEILKADMSKLDKTGLKDHLAPTRANALNSMAAQIKQAAMRMVENK; translated from the coding sequence ATGAATTACGAAGAACGCCTGCAAGACCTGCTGGACGAACTGGACCTGTTCCAGGACTGGACGGAACGCTACGAATACATCATCAGCCTGGGCAAGAAGCTTCCTCCGCTGGAGGAGGCGTACAAGACGGACGAGTCCCTCATCAAGGGCTGTCAGTCCAGGGTGTGGGTGCATACGGAACAGGATAACAACGGCCTTCTGAAACTCTACGCGGACAGCGATTCCCTGATTACCAAGGGTCTCATCGCCGTATTCGTACGCCTGCTCTCCGGCCTGCCGCCGGAAGAAATCCTGAAAGCGGACATGTCCAAGCTGGACAAGACCGGACTCAAGGACCACCTGGCGCCCACCAGGGCCAACGCCCTCAACTCCATGGCAGCCCAAATCAAGCAGGCCGCCATGCGCATGGTTGAAAACAAGTAA
- a CDS encoding PEGA domain-containing protein, with product MFSRLLPHLALLAAAACSCISCSSTSGDMTIRSIPSGASLRVNGEYVGQAPATLSLNRHKPIHVAADKPGYYSAEKTFHPEMTTGGAILWGLNNEKSKNFKTDTLTIRLKKRNSEAPPLEKLPPAWEQGHKL from the coding sequence ATGTTCTCCAGACTCCTTCCCCATCTGGCCCTTCTGGCCGCCGCGGCCTGTTCCTGCATCTCATGCAGCAGCACTTCCGGAGACATGACAATACGCAGCATTCCTTCCGGGGCCAGCCTGCGCGTCAACGGGGAGTATGTGGGGCAGGCTCCCGCCACCCTCTCCCTGAACAGGCACAAACCTATTCACGTGGCGGCGGACAAGCCGGGCTACTACTCCGCGGAAAAAACCTTCCACCCGGAAATGACCACGGGAGGGGCCATTCTATGGGGACTCAACAACGAGAAGTCTAAAAACTTCAAGACCGATACCCTGACCATCCGTCTCAAAAAGAGGAATTCCGAAGCGCCCCCGCTGGAGAAACTGCCTCCGGCATGGGAGCAAGGCCATAAGCTTTAG
- a CDS encoding alpha amylase C-terminal domain-containing protein — MRRPPIPGLVMADGWLQPYARQIRDRQRLFDLKMKRIIQRSGTLERHAEGYRYYGFNRDPETGAWTYREWAPAARGLFLTGDFNGWDRRSHPLVRNERGVWEINLPPDSLAHGQKVKVHVVGADGTGKDRIPAWITRTVQDPSTYDFAGEIWMPERPYEWRNSGFDPSRVDVPFIYEAHVGMAGEEGRVHTYREFADEVLPRIAALGYNTVQLMAVQEHPYYGSFGYHVSSFFAPSSRFGTPEDLKYLIDQAHGLNIAVLLDVVHSHAVKNEAEGLNDFDGSGGMYFLPGERGRHPDWDSCCFDYGRDEVIEFLLSNVRWWLEEFRFDGFRFDGVTSMLYFHRGHEPFGELGAYFGSSVDPDAVAYLQLASTLIQRVKPGAVAIAEDMSGMPGLCRPVDEGGIGFSHRLAMGIPDYWIKLLKERKDEEWSMGDMWYTLTNRRYGEPHVAYCESHDQALVGDKTLAFRLMDEEMYWKMAVDQQSLIVDRGMALHKMIRLVTLAAGGEGWLNFMGNEFGHPEWIDFPREGNGWSYSHCRRQWSLVDNPGLRFKFLNAFDHAMVQLALEARLLNNPPPFPLNIDEENQIMAFHRGGLVFVFNWSGDRAIMDYTLPAPQKGEWKVVLDTDNARFGGFGRQDGAVHHFTDEESRLSLYLLPRTALVLKRVGSAVMARPAEPDA; from the coding sequence ATGAGAAGACCCCCGATTCCCGGCCTGGTGATGGCCGACGGATGGCTGCAGCCGTATGCTCGCCAGATCCGCGACCGCCAGCGTTTGTTTGATCTGAAAATGAAGCGGATCATCCAGCGTTCCGGGACCTTGGAAAGGCATGCGGAAGGATACCGCTATTACGGATTCAACCGGGACCCGGAGACGGGGGCATGGACATACCGGGAATGGGCGCCCGCCGCGCGCGGATTATTCCTGACGGGGGATTTCAACGGCTGGGACCGCAGGAGCCATCCGCTGGTGCGGAATGAACGCGGCGTGTGGGAAATCAACCTTCCTCCGGATTCTCTCGCCCACGGCCAGAAGGTGAAAGTCCACGTGGTGGGGGCGGACGGCACGGGCAAGGACCGGATTCCCGCCTGGATTACCAGGACGGTCCAGGACCCTTCCACCTATGATTTTGCCGGGGAAATATGGATGCCGGAACGTCCTTACGAATGGAGGAACTCCGGGTTTGATCCTTCCCGGGTAGACGTGCCGTTCATTTATGAGGCGCATGTAGGCATGGCCGGGGAAGAGGGGCGCGTGCATACATACCGCGAGTTTGCGGACGAGGTGCTTCCCCGCATCGCGGCCCTGGGGTACAACACTGTCCAGCTGATGGCCGTGCAGGAGCATCCCTATTACGGCTCCTTCGGCTACCACGTTTCCTCCTTTTTTGCTCCTTCCTCCCGTTTCGGCACGCCGGAGGACCTGAAATACCTGATTGACCAGGCGCACGGCCTGAACATTGCCGTGTTGCTGGACGTGGTGCATTCCCACGCCGTGAAGAACGAGGCCGAGGGGCTGAACGACTTCGACGGTTCTGGCGGCATGTATTTTCTGCCCGGGGAGCGCGGCCGCCATCCGGACTGGGATTCCTGCTGCTTTGACTACGGCCGGGACGAGGTGATCGAATTCCTGCTTTCCAACGTCCGGTGGTGGCTGGAAGAGTTCCGGTTCGACGGCTTCCGCTTTGACGGCGTAACGTCCATGCTGTACTTCCACAGGGGACATGAGCCGTTCGGGGAGCTGGGCGCGTACTTCGGCTCCTCCGTTGATCCGGATGCCGTCGCCTACCTGCAGCTGGCTTCCACGCTGATCCAGCGGGTGAAGCCGGGCGCCGTTGCGATTGCGGAAGACATGTCCGGCATGCCGGGGCTGTGCCGTCCGGTGGATGAAGGCGGCATCGGTTTTTCACACAGGCTGGCCATGGGCATTCCGGATTACTGGATTAAGCTGCTCAAGGAGAGGAAGGACGAGGAATGGAGCATGGGGGACATGTGGTACACGCTGACAAACAGGCGTTACGGAGAACCGCACGTGGCCTACTGCGAGAGCCATGACCAGGCCCTGGTAGGGGACAAGACCCTGGCGTTCCGGTTGATGGATGAGGAAATGTACTGGAAGATGGCCGTGGACCAGCAAAGCCTGATCGTTGACCGCGGGATGGCGCTGCACAAGATGATCCGCCTGGTGACTCTGGCCGCGGGCGGGGAAGGCTGGCTGAACTTCATGGGCAACGAATTCGGGCATCCGGAATGGATTGATTTTCCGCGGGAGGGCAACGGCTGGTCCTACAGCCATTGCCGCCGCCAGTGGTCTCTGGTGGACAACCCCGGATTGAGGTTCAAGTTCCTGAACGCTTTTGACCATGCCATGGTGCAGCTGGCCCTGGAGGCGCGTCTGCTGAATAATCCCCCTCCGTTCCCGCTGAATATTGACGAGGAAAACCAGATCATGGCATTCCATCGCGGGGGGCTTGTCTTCGTATTCAACTGGTCCGGGGACCGGGCGATCATGGACTACACGCTGCCCGCACCCCAGAAAGGGGAATGGAAGGTGGTGCTGGATACGGACAATGCCCGGTTTGGCGGATTCGGGCGGCAGGACGGAGCCGTGCACCATTTTACGGATGAAGAGAGCAGGCTCTCCCTGTACCTGCTTCCCCGCACGGCCCTGGTGTTGAAAAGAGTGGGGTCCGCCGTGATGGCCCGTCCCGCTGAACCGGATGCGTAG
- a CDS encoding glycosyltransferase, protein MIRKLHYCWFGGPIPEAVLSNVERWKSLNPDFEIIEWNEDNIDVSGFEFGRRCLEQKKWGFLGDVVRLQALVEQGGFYLDCDIELFKPLSLLSVDHRFALGYMYDCALGTAFLYAPSRHPICMELLNLYNEIKEEYWPVSNSIYTDYFINEVPGFLLNGKAWKNDLVELYPKEFFEQPAFIRSHGFSIHHCCGSWKPGNSHSFSLDMDANHQVKWLKRKINTALALRRNEFYTCYCAALKGVSLKKEYEWRQER, encoded by the coding sequence GTGATTCGAAAACTTCACTATTGCTGGTTTGGAGGACCCATTCCCGAAGCGGTTCTGTCCAATGTGGAGAGATGGAAGTCGCTTAATCCGGATTTCGAAATTATCGAATGGAACGAAGACAATATTGATGTGTCAGGGTTTGAATTTGGCAGGAGGTGCCTGGAACAAAAGAAATGGGGATTTCTGGGGGATGTGGTTCGCCTGCAGGCTTTAGTCGAACAGGGAGGATTTTATCTGGATTGCGACATAGAATTGTTCAAACCTTTATCCCTGCTTTCCGTAGATCATCGTTTTGCATTGGGATACATGTATGATTGCGCCTTGGGCACCGCCTTTCTCTATGCCCCTTCACGTCATCCTATTTGTATGGAATTGTTGAATTTATACAATGAAATCAAGGAAGAGTACTGGCCTGTTTCCAATAGCATTTATACAGATTATTTCATTAATGAAGTTCCGGGGTTCCTGCTGAACGGCAAGGCGTGGAAAAATGACCTGGTGGAACTTTATCCCAAAGAGTTTTTCGAGCAGCCTGCCTTCATTCGCTCCCATGGCTTCTCCATTCACCACTGCTGCGGTTCCTGGAAACCGGGCAATAGCCATTCCTTTTCCTTGGACATGGATGCCAACCACCAGGTGAAATGGCTCAAGCGCAAGATCAATACCGCCCTGGCCCTGCGAAGGAACGAGTTTTATACCTGTTACTGCGCCGCCCTCAAAGGGGTCTCCCTAAAAAAGGAATACGAATGGCGTCAAGAGAGATAG
- a CDS encoding acyltransferase family protein, producing the protein MNRISNSIPAAASRKPALDFIRIVFCLMVVCEHYLVPAPPSGAIAVIGFCVMSGFWIGPLLERKELDVVSFYRGKARRLLPLLGLALLSGFVLAVVFSYHVRNMAHWNVFSHTDFSILKIMYFYDVPAWYMNCELMFLLLVPFFYALCRANILWYAAVLAFLFLTAFALYSHVPEGIPRGGGLYYSPLARMWQFMAGVLAYRMITLESPCGRLSRAVPCFSGRERHFCLPFPAGASLL; encoded by the coding sequence ATGAACAGGATTTCCAATTCAATTCCTGCGGCGGCTTCCCGCAAGCCGGCGCTCGACTTCATCCGCATCGTCTTTTGCCTGATGGTGGTGTGCGAGCATTACCTAGTGCCCGCACCGCCCAGCGGAGCGATTGCCGTGATAGGCTTTTGCGTGATGTCCGGTTTCTGGATAGGTCCGCTTTTGGAAAGGAAGGAGCTGGATGTCGTCTCCTTTTACCGGGGGAAGGCCCGGCGTCTGCTGCCTTTGCTGGGGCTGGCCCTGCTGTCCGGTTTTGTTCTGGCGGTGGTGTTTTCTTATCATGTCCGCAATATGGCGCATTGGAACGTGTTTTCCCATACCGATTTTTCCATCCTGAAAATCATGTATTTTTATGACGTTCCGGCATGGTACATGAATTGCGAGCTGATGTTCCTTCTGCTCGTGCCGTTTTTCTATGCGTTGTGCAGGGCGAATATTCTGTGGTATGCGGCCGTACTGGCGTTTCTGTTTTTGACGGCTTTTGCCCTGTATTCCCATGTTCCCGAAGGCATTCCGCGGGGAGGCGGTCTGTATTACAGCCCTTTGGCGCGCATGTGGCAGTTTATGGCGGGGGTGCTGGCGTATCGCATGATAACGCTGGAAAGTCCTTGCGGGCGCCTTTCCCGTGCTGTTCCTTGTTTTTCTGGTAGGGAGCGCCATTTCTGTTTGCCTTTCCCAGCAGGAGCTTCATTATTATGA